A window of Cohnella herbarum contains these coding sequences:
- a CDS encoding sensor histidine kinase, with protein MPANLKYWYLGLSIRSKFQLWFLPLLLVASGSIGFFSYTTASNQVLEKVSQAQENISSQTISHLDYLAKDIHDIYNYLSLSSELHDLLSPEPTFNSAIIVNSMINRLLSTRQFFQSLLIFSDGHQTIKFNSLNNNEIISFEEYKKSRIYENTVNDVVSGAWGVEEGPLKLFIGDQRRKVFYSKVLVNPENLVKEGLLVIGMTEEDFRQSYGRAKENVEIVIVNGDGTILSDSDGKWSGSSFEQLPYYDHVPIEQVDWSNHDGEWLISHSSSEVTGWHVLVIQPRTEQLMQLNAIRWLTIGLMLLILLMNAPLSWTISRLFLQPLKKILKSMREVQAGDFSQQVDVTLRDEIGQLGNGYNIMVTRIRELIQDVYQSEISKKESELRLLQSQINPHFLYNTLNSIAWMSYREGAEKTADMIQKLSDFFRYNLSQGADIISLSKELNIVESYLYLSKIRFADKLTYSIEVAQRLSDVLVPKLILQPLVENAVVHGIEQIDEQGFVHVSVRESSGDLHIEVTDNGMGIAPDRLDKLRSAIRSEKRAAHYEDTGGFALLNLRDRLVNHFGDGAGIEIDSKRNIGTTVKMVIPFRHLESEDMRSDGRV; from the coding sequence ATGCCGGCAAACTTGAAATATTGGTATCTGGGGCTGTCGATTCGCTCGAAGTTTCAACTGTGGTTCCTCCCGTTGCTCCTCGTCGCTTCCGGAAGCATCGGGTTTTTCTCCTATACGACCGCTTCTAACCAAGTGTTGGAGAAGGTCTCTCAAGCGCAGGAAAACATCTCCTCCCAGACGATCTCCCATTTGGATTACTTGGCGAAAGATATCCACGATATCTACAACTACTTGTCTTTGTCGTCCGAATTGCATGATTTGTTGTCGCCGGAACCTACCTTTAACTCGGCCATTATCGTGAACTCGATGATTAATCGGCTGCTGAGTACGCGTCAATTTTTCCAATCGCTGCTGATTTTCTCCGACGGGCATCAGACGATCAAGTTCAATAGCTTGAATAACAACGAGATCATCAGTTTTGAAGAATATAAGAAAAGCCGGATCTACGAAAATACGGTGAACGACGTCGTGAGTGGCGCTTGGGGGGTCGAGGAAGGACCGCTGAAGTTGTTCATCGGCGATCAAAGGCGGAAGGTGTTCTACAGCAAAGTTCTCGTCAATCCCGAGAATCTCGTGAAAGAAGGCTTGCTCGTCATCGGAATGACCGAGGAAGATTTCCGCCAGTCCTACGGCCGCGCCAAGGAAAACGTCGAAATCGTGATCGTGAACGGCGATGGAACGATTTTGTCGGACTCGGATGGAAAATGGAGCGGGAGCTCGTTCGAACAATTGCCTTATTATGACCATGTCCCTATCGAGCAAGTCGATTGGAGTAACCATGACGGCGAGTGGCTTATCTCCCACTCCTCTTCGGAAGTTACCGGGTGGCACGTGCTCGTAATCCAACCGCGGACGGAACAACTCATGCAACTGAATGCGATCCGCTGGCTCACGATCGGGCTCATGCTGCTCATCCTGCTCATGAACGCGCCGCTCAGTTGGACGATCTCCAGACTGTTTTTGCAGCCGCTCAAAAAAATATTGAAGTCGATGCGCGAAGTGCAAGCGGGCGACTTCAGCCAGCAGGTAGACGTTACGCTGCGGGACGAGATCGGCCAATTAGGCAATGGATACAACATCATGGTAACGAGAATCAGAGAGCTGATCCAGGACGTGTACCAATCCGAGATTTCCAAGAAGGAATCGGAGCTAAGGTTGTTGCAATCGCAGATCAACCCTCATTTTCTGTATAACACGCTCAATTCGATCGCCTGGATGTCTTACCGGGAAGGCGCGGAGAAGACGGCGGACATGATCCAGAAGCTATCCGATTTCTTCCGTTACAACTTGAGCCAAGGCGCGGACATTATCAGTTTGAGCAAAGAATTGAATATCGTGGAAAGCTACTTGTATTTAAGCAAAATCCGATTCGCGGACAAGCTGACCTACTCTATCGAAGTAGCACAACGACTGTCCGACGTCCTCGTTCCTAAGCTGATCCTGCAGCCGCTTGTGGAAAACGCGGTCGTCCACGGCATCGAGCAGATCGACGAGCAAGGATTCGTCCACGTATCGGTACGCGAATCGTCGGGCGATTTGCATATCGAGGTGACCGACAATGGCATGGGAATCGCGCCGGATAGGTTGGATAAGCTTCGTTCGGCCATCCGATCGGAGAAGCGCGCGGCACACTACGAAGATACGGGAGGTTTCGCCCTTCTTAATCTGCGGGACAGGCTGGTTAACCATTTCGGAGACGGAGCCGGGATCGAGATCGACAGCAAGCGGAATATCGGAACGACGGTCAAGATGGTCATCCCGTTCCGTCACTTGGAGTCGGAGGATATGAGGAGCGATGGTCGTGTT
- a CDS encoding glutamate synthase subunit beta: MGKSTGFMEFRRELPPEVNPLDRIHHWREFQSKATEELLKEQGARCMDCGIPFCHTGQIINGMAAGCPVNNLIPEWNDLVYRGLWRQALDRLHQTNNFPEFTGRVCPAPCEGSCTVGLNDTPVTIKNIEKAIVDKGFAEGWIVPEPPEVRTGKKVAVVGSGPSGLACAAQLNKAGHLVTVYERADRIGGLLMYGIPNMKLDKKTVERRVELLRQEGITFVTGTEIGKDIPASQLTEQFDAVVLCGGATKGRDLPIEGRGLKGIHLAMEFLHKNTKSLLDSEHEDGKYISAEGKDVIVIGGGDTGTDCVGTSLRHGCKSVTQFEIMAKPPETRADNNPWPQFPRVYKLDYGQEEAKALYGSDPRQYLISTKRFVGDEEGNLKELHTVGMEWKVDANGRFGPVEVPGTEQVWPAQLIMLAMGFLGPENTVLDQLGVEKDERSNAKADYGKYATSVKGVFAAGDMRRGQSLVVWAINEGREAARECDRYLMGGTLLP; the protein is encoded by the coding sequence ATGGGGAAATCTACCGGATTCATGGAGTTTAGAAGGGAACTGCCTCCAGAAGTTAACCCCTTGGACCGCATCCATCATTGGCGGGAGTTTCAGAGCAAAGCAACGGAAGAACTGCTTAAGGAGCAGGGTGCGCGCTGTATGGACTGCGGTATTCCGTTCTGCCATACCGGACAGATCATTAACGGGATGGCGGCGGGGTGCCCGGTTAACAACCTGATCCCGGAGTGGAACGATCTCGTCTATCGCGGCTTATGGCGTCAAGCGCTGGATCGGCTGCACCAGACGAACAATTTTCCGGAGTTCACCGGTCGTGTCTGTCCGGCCCCATGCGAAGGCTCGTGCACGGTCGGGTTAAACGACACTCCCGTCACGATCAAGAACATCGAGAAAGCGATCGTCGACAAAGGTTTCGCCGAAGGCTGGATCGTACCGGAGCCGCCCGAAGTTCGTACCGGCAAGAAGGTAGCGGTCGTCGGCTCGGGTCCTTCCGGGCTCGCTTGCGCGGCGCAATTAAACAAGGCAGGCCATCTGGTTACCGTGTATGAACGCGCCGATCGGATCGGCGGTCTGCTCATGTACGGAATCCCGAACATGAAGCTGGACAAGAAAACGGTCGAACGTCGGGTAGAGCTGCTTAGGCAAGAAGGGATTACGTTCGTAACGGGAACGGAGATCGGCAAGGATATTCCAGCCTCGCAATTGACGGAGCAGTTCGATGCCGTCGTACTATGCGGCGGCGCGACGAAAGGCCGCGATCTGCCGATCGAAGGCCGCGGGTTAAAAGGCATCCATCTGGCGATGGAATTTCTGCATAAGAACACGAAGAGCTTGCTCGATTCGGAGCATGAAGACGGAAAGTACATTTCGGCCGAAGGGAAGGACGTCATCGTTATCGGCGGAGGCGATACGGGAACCGACTGCGTAGGGACATCCTTGCGTCACGGTTGCAAGAGCGTGACGCAGTTCGAGATTATGGCGAAGCCGCCGGAAACGCGCGCGGACAACAATCCTTGGCCGCAGTTCCCTCGCGTCTACAAGCTGGATTACGGCCAAGAAGAAGCGAAAGCTCTCTATGGAAGCGATCCGCGGCAATATCTGATCTCGACGAAACGTTTCGTCGGGGACGAGGAGGGCAACCTTAAGGAGCTGCACACCGTCGGCATGGAGTGGAAGGTGGACGCGAACGGGCGATTCGGACCGGTGGAAGTTCCCGGAACCGAGCAAGTGTGGCCGGCGCAACTAATCATGTTGGCGATGGGATTCTTGGGGCCGGAGAATACGGTGCTCGATCAGTTGGGCGTGGAGAAGGATGAGCGTTCTAATGCCAAAGCCGATTACGGTAAATACGCGACGAGCGTGAAGGGCGTATTCGCCGCCGGCGACATGCGGCGCGGTCAAAGCCTCGTCGTATGGGCGATCAACGAAGGCAGGGAAGCGGCTCGCGAGTGCGACAGGTATTTAATGGGCGGCACTTTGCTGCCGTAA